The genomic stretch GTCGGTCTGCACGCCCACGTAGCTGACCAGTTCACCGCTGCCGTCGAGGACCGGGCTGATCGACAGCTGGTTCCAGAAGGCGGTGCCGTCCTTGCGGTAGTTGAGCAGCGTCGTGGTGACCCCGCGCCCGGCGGCCAGGGCCGTCCGGATCTCGGTGACCGCCTCCGGATCGGTGGCCGGGCCCTGGAGGAAGCGGCAGTTCCGCCCGACCGCCTCCTCGGCCTCGTAGCCGGTGATGCGGGTGAACGACGGGTTGACCCACACCAGCGGGTTGTCCGGCTGCCGCGGATCGGTGATGGCGAAGGTGATGTCGGTGGCGATGACCGCCCGCTCGCGCAGCGCCTGCAGGTAGGCCTCGGGGTCGGGCGACTCCTCCGGCGGGTCCAGCTTCAGGAACACCACCAGCGCGAGGGGCTGCTCGCTCCCGGACTGCGAGAGCGGGAAGCCGGTGACCCACAGGAGCTGCTCGTGCTCGATGTCGTGCCCTGATGCGCGGTCCGGCTCGCTGCTCTCGCCCGGCGCCAGCCTCACCGCCTCGCCGGTCACCGGCCGCCCCTGGGCGACGGCGGACAGCGGTCCGCTGGTGCTGGCCAAGGGATCACCGGAGAGGTCGGTCAGCCCTGCCGAGGCCCCCCACGTGTCGACGTCCACCGGCAGCCCGACGTTGCCTGCGAGCTCGACCGCCGCCGTGTTGGCGTACACGACCGTGCTGGCGTTGCGGTCGATGACCAGCACGGCCACCGGCACGTCGGCGAGCACGGCGGGCAGGGCCCCGGGCGTCGCCTCGTGGCCTCCGTTCCCGGAGACCACCGCGGTGGCGGCGGTGACGATCCCCGCCTGCCGCCCGAGGTCGGCCTTCCCCTCGAGCACGGACTCCGCACCGTGCGCGCTGCTTCGACCGTCCGATGGCACGAGCGCAATCTAACCGTGCGAGGTGAATGCGGAGAACGGACCGGTACCGAGCTGACCTGCGGACTCGTGCCGGGCGTGTGGTGGGCCTCGTCGCCGGGAACGCAGCGGACCGGCCGATCGTCGCCGGGACACACCCGGGGGACCGCGGCGGGACCTGCGAGGAGGTCACGATGGGACTGCTCGACCGGATCTTCGGACGCCACCGGGACGGCGAGCAGCGCCGGTACCCGCCGCAGTACCCGCCGCCCGCCGCGCCGCACGGCCGCGGCGAGCAGCTGCCCGACGACCAGGCCGTCGCGCGGTACCGCTACCTGCTGCGGACCGCACCGCCGGAGACCATCGAGCAGGCGCACGCCGAGGCCTTCGCCCAGCTCACCCCGGACCAGCGGCAGCAGGTCCTCACCCAGCTGGCCGCGGCCGTCCCCTCCTCCGAGCGCCCGCGGACCGACGACGCCGCGACGCTCGCCCGCGTGGCCACCCGCGCGGAGCTGCGCCGGCCGGGCACGCTGGAGCGCGCCCTGGGCGGCTACGGCCCGGGTCACGGCCCGGGTCACGGCCCCGGTCACGGCGGTGGCTACGGCGGCCCGGGCATGGGCAGCATGATCGGCGGCAGCCTGCTCGGCACGATCGGCGGCCTCGTCATCGGCACGGCCGTGGCCGACGCCCTGTTCGACACCGGTGTCGGTGACGGCGGCCTCTTCGGCGGCGGCGAGGAGGCCTACGCCCAGGGCTACGAGGACGGCGCGGCTGCCGACAGCGGGTGGGACGACAGCGGGTGGGACGGCGGCGGCTCGGACTACGGGGACTTCGGCGGCGGGGACTTCGGTGGTGGGGACTTCGGTGGTGGGGATTTCGGTGGCGGCGACTTCTGAGCCGTGCGGCGCAGGAGCAGGAGTCCGAGCACCGGCAGCACCAGCGGGATGAAGAGGTAGCCGCGTCCGTAGGCCGACCAGACCGTCTCGTCCGGGAAGGAGGCAGGGTCGGTGAGGGACAGCGTCCCGACCACCAGGACGCCGATCAGCTCGACGGTGATGGCGACCAGGGCCGTGCGACGTCCCCACCGGCCGCCCCGCGCCAGCGCGATCGTCGCGACCAGGTAGACCGCCGCGGCGAACGCCGACAGCAGGTAGGCCACGGGAGCCTGGTCGAACCGCGTGGCCAGCTGGACCGCCGCCCGGGCGCCGGCGGCCAGCGCGAACGTTCCGTAGATCGCCACGAGCACCCGGCCCACACCGCTCCGACTCGTCGTCGTGCCGTCCTGATCGGCGGGTGCGCCGAGCGCCCGGAAGCCATCGCCGTCACCCACCGGCGGCCTCCCACAACTGGAGCAGCCGCCACACCATGACACCGACGACGGCGCCCGCGACGGCGAGCACCGTTCCCGCCCAGCGGGTCAGCTCGACCCGCGCCCACAGCGCACCGGCGACCGGCACCAGGACGACGGTGACCAGGTAGGACACGAAGGTGGGCAGCTCGACCGGCTGCGCGCCTCCGGCCATCGCCGTGATCACCAGGACGGCCTGGAGGAGCACCAGCGCCTCCAGCAAGCCGGCCACGCCGAGGTGCGCGAGACCGACCCGGCGGCGGGCCAGCGTCGAGGCGACCCCGAGCAGGGCGAGGACGACGGCGACCACGGTGATGACAGCGACGAGCGCACCGCTCACCGGGACGGACCCCGGACCGCGGCCGGCACGTCAGCTCCCTGCACGGGCCCATTCTCCGGGCTCGGTCGGGCCGCCCGGCGACGGGCCCTGCCGGACGCCTTCGTGACCGGTGAGTAACTCCGGGGCGGATGCCTCGTTGAGACAGCGCACACAGGCCGATCCGCCCCGCCGATCCGCCCCGCAGCCACTGCCGCGGAGCCACCAAGGAGTGCCATGAGCCGGTCCCGCCGAGCACTGGGCGCAGCGAGCGCGGCGGCTGTCGCCGTCGCCGCCGCCGTCCTGGCCACCCCCGCCCAGGCCGCCCCGTCGGCCGCTCCCGTCCAGGACTTCCTCGCCGAGCAGCTGAGCACGCTGACGGGCACCACCACGGTGATGGTCCACGGAACGGACATCGCCGCCGCCCGCGCTGCCGTCGCGGCCAGTGGCATGCGGCTGGTGACCGAGTTCCGGAAGGTCGGTGTCGCGGTCGCCTCCGGCTCGGCCGCCCAGATCGAAGCGGCCCGAACGCAGCCCGGGGTCACCTACCTCGAGGGCAACACCCCGATCGAGTTCTTCCAGGAGACCTCGAACACGGCCACCCGTGGTGCCGAGGCGGTGGCCACGCTGAGCGGCCCGGACGGCAGCGCGCTCGACGGCAGCGGTGTCTCGGTCGCCGTCATCGACTCGGGCGTGGACCCGACGCACCCGTACCTGCGCAACGAGGACGGCAGCAGCGCCGTCGTCGCCAGCCTGAAGAGCCTCTGCCTCGACGAGTCGACCACCAGCACCGACTGCGTCGTCCCGCTGCCGACGGCCGTCGACACCGACACCGTCTCCGGCGGCGGTCACGGCATGCACGTGGCGGGCATCGTCGCCGGCCGGCCGACCACGCTCGACGACGGCGGTCACCTGCAGGGTGCGGCTCCGGGGGCGAGCCTGGTGTCGATCTCCACCGGCGCCGTCCTGCTCATCATCGGCGCGGACTCCGCCCTGAACTGGGTGCTGGAGAACCACGAGGCGCCGTGCGGTGCGGGCGTGCCGGCGTCGGAGTGTCCGCCGATCAAGGTCACCAACAACTCCTACGGTCCGATCGGCGGCGGCGAGTTCGATCCGAACTCGGCCACCGTGAAGCTCCAGCGCGCGCTGGCCGCCGAGGGGGTCGTGACCGTCTGGGCCGCCGGCAACGACGGCGGTGACGGCTCCGCGTCGGTGACCAACCCCGCGGGCCAGGACCCCACCGGCGGCATCATCTCCGTCGCCTCCTACTACGACCAGGACAGCGGCACCCGGGACGGCGTGGTCAGCGACTACTCCTCGCGCGGGGCATCCGCCGACCCGTCCACCTGGCCGGACCTCTCTGCTCCGGGTGAGAACATCACCTCGGCCTGCCGCCCGACCATGCCGATCTGCTCCACCGGCCTCGACCCGCGCAACGGCCCGGGGCTGACCGACATCGCGACGTTCAACACGATCAGCGGCACCTCGATGGCCGCGCCGCACGTCGCCGGCATCGTGGCCCAGCTGTTCGAAGCCGACCCGACGGCGGCGCCGGCGGAGATCGAGGCCGCGCTCAAGAGCACGACCTACAAGTTCACCGACGGCGCCGCGTACACCACCGTCGGCGGCTACTCGACCTCGTACGACAAGGGCGCGGGTCTTGTCGACGTGGTCGCGGCGGTGCAGTCGCTGACCGGCACGGCCGCGGCCGAGCCGGTCAGGGTCAAGAAGGCGAAGAAGCCCCGCCGCTGACCGGGCCGGCACGAACGAGGGCGGTCCCGCACGGGGCCGCCCTCGTCGCTGTTCCACGTGGAACGGCGACGTGACGATCGCGTGACGTCGGCCACGCGGGCCGGTGTCGCGTCGCGGCGGGGTGGCCCCGCTGGTTGGATCGGGACGTATGTGTGGGCTCTGCGGCGAGATCACGTTCGACGGGACCCTGGCCGACACGACCGCGGTGGCCCGGATGGTCGAGGCCCTCGTGCCCCGCGGACCGGACGGCCAGGGGTCCTGGAGCAACGGCCGGGTGGCGTTCGGGCACCGCCGGCTCTCGGTCATCGACCTCTCGACCTGCGGCTCGCAGCCGATGGTGGACAACGAGCTCGGCCTGACCGCGGTGTTCAACGGCTGCATCTACGACTACCGGGAGCTGCGCGCCGAGCTCGAGGGCCACGGCTACCGGTTCTTCTCGCACAGCGACACCGAGGTGATCCTCAAGGGCTACCACCACTGGGGCCCCGACGTCGTGTCGCACCTGCACGGCATGTTCGCCTTCGTCATCCACGAGCGGGACACCGGCCGGGTCGTCATGGCCCGCGACCGGCTGGGCATCAAGCCGCTGTACCTCGCCGAGACGCCCGGGCAGCGGCTCCGCTTCGCCTCCACCCTGCCGGCGCTGCTGCGGGCGGGGGAGGTCGACACGTCCATCGACCCGGTGGCGTTGCACCACTACCTGACCTGGCACGCCGTCGTCCCGGCGCCCCGCACGATCCTGAACGGCGTCCGCAAGCTGCCGCCGGCGACGGTGCGGGTGGTCGAGCCCGACGGCACGAGCACCGAGCACCGGTACTGGAACGCGACCTACGAGCGCCGTCCCGAGCACGCGAGCTGGTCCCCGCGCGACTGGGAGGACGCCATCGAGGAGGCCCTGCGGGTCGCCGTCCGGCGCCGGCTGGTCGCCGACATCCCGGTCGGCGTGCTGCTGTCCGGTGGTCTGGACTCCAGCCTGATCGTCGGGTTGCTCGCCGAGGAGGGCCAGACCGGGCTGGCCACGTACAGCATCGGGTTCGAGTCGGTGGGCGGGCGCGAGGGCGACGAGTTCGCCTACTCCGACGTCATCGCCGAGCGCTTCGCCACCGACCACCACCGGATCCGCGTGGGCTCCGACGAGCTCGCCGGGGCGCTGGGCCACGCCATCGGGGCCATGGCCGAGCCGATGGTCAGCCACGACGTCGTGGCCTTCGACCTGCTCAGCGAGCGGGTCTCGCAGTCGATCCGCGTCGTCCAGTCCGGCCAGGGGGCCGACGAGGTCTTCGCCGGCTACCACTGGTACCCGCCGCTGGCCGGGGTCGGCCGCGAGGAAGCGGTGCAGACCTACGCCCGGTCGTTCTTCGACCGCGACCACGAGCAGATGCGCGCGGTCGTCTCCGATCGCTACTCGCTGGCCGAGGACCCCAGTCTCGCCTTCGTCCGCGAGCACATGTCCGCGCCGGGCGCCGAGACCGCCGTGGACGCCGCCCTCCGGCTCGACAGCGAGATCATGCTGGTCGACGACCCGGTCAAGCGCGTGGACAACATGTCGATGGCCTGGGGCCTCGAGGCGCGGGTTCCGTTCCTGGACCACGACCTGGTCGAGCTGGCTGCGCTGTGCCCGCCGGAGCTGAAGCTCGCCGACGGCGGCAAGGGAGTGCTCAAGGCGATCGGCCGGCGGATCATCCCGCCGGAGGTGATCGACCGGCCCAAGGGCTACTTCCCGGTGCCGGCGATCACGCACCTGCAGGGCAAGGTGCTCGACCTGGTGCGCGATGCGCTGTCCAGCGACGCCGCGCGCGACCGTGGGCTGTTCCGGGCGGAGTACGTGCAGGGGCTGCTGCGCGACCCGAACGGGGAACTGACCCCCCTCAAGGGCAACAAGCTGTGGCAGCTGGGGCTGCTCGAGCTCTGGCTCCAGGCCCACGGGGTCTGAGGGGGACGTCGGCATGCCCCGCATCGCCGGTCATCGGCGCCGCACCACCGTCCAGACCGTGCCCTCGCTCACCAGCCGGTCGTGGCACGAGCCCTCGGCGCACGAGATCGAAGGCATGGACAGCGACGTCGTCCTCGATCTGGGCTGGGGTCAGCTGGTCTTCGGTCAGACCTTCCGCGACCTGCGCGGGATCGTCGACGTGCTGCGCGGCGAGGAGACCGGGCGGCGCGACATCTGCGTCTACCCGCGCGACCCGCAGGTGCTCATCGGCATGGCGCCCGACGAGCTGTTCATCGACCCGTCGCTCACCTACCGGCTCGACCTGCACCGCTACCGGCCGCGTCCGGACGTCATCCGGGACGTCTTCGTGCGCACCGTCACCTCGCAGGCCGAGATGGAGGCGATCAACGACCTGTACGCGCGCAACGGCATGGTCGCCGCCGACGCCGCGACCATGTGGGCCAACCACCGCACCCGCACCTACACCTACCTGGTCGCCGAGGACACCCGCACCGGTCGCATCGTCGGCACGGTGACCGGCGTCGACCACGTGCTCGCCTTCGGCGATCCCGAGGGCGGGACCAGTCTCTGGTGCCTCGTGGCCGACAAGCAGGACGCCCCGCCCGGGACCGGCGAGGCCCTCGTGCGCGTCCTCGTCGAGCGCTACGTGGCCCGCGGCCGCGCCTACCTTGACCTGTCGGTGATGCACGACAACACCGCGGCCATCAAGCTCTACCGCAAGCTGGGGTTCGTCCGGGTCGCCGCGGTCTGCGTGAAGCGCAAGAACCCGATCAACACGCCGCTGTTCTCGGCGCGGCCGCCGGGCCTCGACAAGCTCAACCCCTACGCGCTGATCATCGCCGAGGAGGCGCTGCGGCGAGGGATCCGGGTGGAGGTGACCGACGCCGAGTGGGGCGAGATGCGGCTCACCCTGGGCGGTCGCTCGGTGCTGACCCGCGAGTCGCTGTCCGAGTTCACCACCGCCGTGGCCCTGAGCCGGTGCGACGACAAGCGGGTGACCCGGCGGATCATGCGCCGGGCCGGGGTGCGCGTGGCCCGCGGGGCGCTGGCCGGGGAGGACGACCTCTCGGACGCCGTCGCGCTGCTGGCCGACGCGGGGGACGTGGTCGTGAAGCCGGCCCGAGGTGAGCAGGGCCGCGGCATCACCGTCGGCGTGACCGACGAGGCGGCCCTGGAGCGGGCCGTGCGGGTCGCGGCGCAGTTCTGCCCCGACGTCCTGGTCGAGGAGCGGGTGGCCGGGGAGGACCTCCGCGTGGTGGTGATCGACCGGCAGGTGGTCGCTGCCGCCGTCCGCCGTCCGGCCGAGGTGGTGGGGGACGGCCGGAACCCGGTGGCCGAGCTGGTCCGCGCCACCAGCCGCCGGCGTGAGCGGGCCACGGGCGGGGAGTCGCGCATCCCCCTGGACGACATGACCGCCGAGGTGGTCGCGGAGGCCGGGTACGCGATGGACGACGTCCCCCCGCACGGGGAGCGGCTGACCGTCCGGCGGACGGCGAACCTGCACACCGGCGGCACCATCGTCGACGTCACCGATCGGCTGCATCCCGAGATCGCCGAGGCCGCCGTGCGGGCGGCAGAGGCGCTCGGCATCCCGGTGACCGGCATCGACTTCCTGGTGCCCGCGGTCGACGGCCCCGACTACGTCTTCATCGAGGCCAACGAGCGCCCCGGGCTGGCCAACCACGAGCCGCAGCCCGTGGTGGAGCGCTTCGTCGACCTGCTGTTCCCGGAGACCCGCCGCCGCTGAGCGCCGAAACCGCGGTTCCGGCTCCCTGGAGCAGGAGCCAGAACCGCGGTTCCGGCAGCTATCGGCCGACCCGGCGCACCGTCGTGGCTGCGCGCAGCGCGGCGGGGATCTCCGCCACCTCGTCGACGACCTCGAGCAGGCGCCGCACCTCGGCCAGCGGCGCGTCGGCGGCGAGCTCGACGGTGTACTCGATGCCGGTCGACCGCCAGGTCCTCCGGTCGAAGTCCCCGCCGGCCGTGACCCTGACCCCGTCGATGCCGATGCCCAGCTCAGCCGCCTCGCGGTACACGTCGTTGAGCACGCACCCCGCCACGGACGCGTGGAGGAGGTGCGCTCCGGTGAAGTCGCCGTCGACGGTGACTCCCTCCTCCGTCCAGCGGTGCGGCCAGTGGACGGCGGCCGGGTCCGTGCTGCGCATCACCCCGGCACCGATGACCACCTCGAAGGGACCGGACATCACGCGAGCCCGATCTCGGCCAGGATCTCGTCGGCGTGCTCCCCCACCGCGGGCACCGTGCCGACCGCGCCCGGCGTGACCGAGAACCGTGGCGCCACGCCGGGCTGCACCTGCCCGTCCACCTCGACGAACACCCCCGTTCGCGGTTGTGCGGATCGCTCGTCGCCTCCACCAGGGACCAGACCGGTGCCACGCAGGCGTCGGTGCCCTCGAAGACCTGCCACCACTCGGCCCGGGTGCGGCCGGCGAACACCTCGGTGAAGCGCTCGCGCAGCGCCGCCACTGGCGGGGGTCGGTGCGGTCGGGCAGCGACTCGTCCCCCGCCAGGCCCAGGCCGGTGAGCAGTGCCGCGTAGAACTGCTCCTCCAGCGCCCCGACCGCGACGAACCGGTCGTCGGCGCAGCGGTAGACGTCGTAGAACGGCGCCCCGGTGTCGAGAAGGTTCCGCCCCCGCCGGTCGATCCAGGAACCTCCCGAGAGCATGCCGTGGATCATCGTCGTGAGGACGGCGGTGCCGTCGACGATCGCCGCGTCGACGACCTGCCCCTGCCCGGTGGCCCGCGCGTGCAGCAGGGCCGCCAGGGCGCCGATGGCGAGGAACGCTCCCCCACCGCCGAAGTCGCCGAGCAGGTTCAGCGGCGGAGCCGGCCGCTCGTCGGGCCGCCCGGTGGCACCGAGGGCCCCGGCCAGCGCGATGTAGCCGATGTCGTGCCCCGCCATGCCGGACAGGGGCCCCGCCTGTCCCCAGCCGGTCATCCGGCCGTAGACCAGGGCCGGGTTGACGGTGAGCAGCTCCTGCGGGCCCAGCCCGAGTCGCTCCATGACGCCCGGCCGGAAGCCCTCCAGGAGGACGTCGGCCCGCTGGACGAGCGCCCGGACGACCCGCAGATCGGCGTCGTCCTTGAGGTCCAGGGCGATCGACCGCTTGCCGCGGTCGAGCAACGAGGTGGCGCCCAGGGCGCCGATCAGCCCGCCCCGGGTGCCCCGCCGGTCGATCCGGACGACGTCCGCGCCCAGGTCGGCCAGCAGCATGCCGCAGAACGGCCCCGGACCCAGCCCGGCGAACTCGACGACCCGTACGCCTTGCAGCGGTCCCATCCGGGACTCCTCCCCGACCCCGGGCCGCCCGCGTGCGACCCTCGCTGAGGGCATGCTGCCCGATGAGTTCGCGGAGGACGGGGGAGACCGGCGGACATGGCGTACCTGCTCGCCGCGCTCGGCGGAGCCCTCGGCGCGCTGGCCCGGTGGGCGGTCGGCGGAGGCGTGGCCGGCGCCCCGGGCGCATGGCCGTGGGCCACGCTGCTGGTCAACCTGACCGGCTGCCTGCTGATCGGCGTCCTGCTGGCGGTCCTCGCCGGCCGCTCCCCCGAACCGGCATGGGTGCGCCCGTTCGTCGGCGTCGGCGTGCTGGGCGGGTACACGACGTACTCGGCGTTCGCCGTCGAGGTCGTCGACCTCCTGGACGACGGCGCGCTGCTCCTGGGCGCCGGATACGTGCTGGCGTCGGTCGTGGGCGGCATCGCCGCCGTCGCGCTCGGTGCCCTCGCCGGCCGGAGGCGTGCGTGACCCCACTGCTGGTGGCCCTCGGCGCGATGGTCGGCGCTCCCCTGCGGCTGCTGGTCCTGCGGCTCGTCGTCCGGGTCGGTCGGGACCCGGCCGTCGGAACGCTGGCGGCCAACGTGGTGGGCAGCGCGGTGGTCGGCGTGCTCCTCGGCCGGGCCGACGTCCCCGCCTCGGTGGTGACCCTGGTCGGTACCGGCTTCTGCGGGGCCCTGACGACCTTCTCCACCTTCGGCGCAGACGTCCTCCGGCTGGTCGAGGAGCGCCTGCTCGTGCGGGCGCTGGCCTATCTGGCGGCCAGCCTCGTGCTGGGTCTCGGAGCCGCGGCGGCCGGCTACGCGCTGTCCCGCTAGGGTCGGAGGCGGTATGGCGGACAACTCGGGGAACGGCACGGTGGACGGCGTGCGGGCGGACAGCCCCGTGGTCGTGGTCGCCAACCGGCTGCCGGTCGACCAGGTGACCGGACCGGACGGCGAGACCCGCTGGCAGCGCAGCCCCGGCGGGCTGGTGACCGCACTGGAACCGTTCGTGGCCGGCCGCGGCGGCGCCTGGGTGGGCTGGTCCGGGTCGGCAGGTGACGCCCCCGAGCCCTTCGAGTCGGGTGGCATGTCGCTCATCCCGGTCCCGCTCACCGAGGAGGAGGTCGACCGCTACTACGAGGGCATGTCGAACGCCTCGCTGTGGCCGCTCTACCACGACGTCGTCGAGAAGCCCGAGTACCACCGGACCTGGTGGGACACCTACGTCGCCGTCAACCGGCGCTTCGCCGAGCGCGCCGCCGCCGTCGCCGCAGAAGGCGCCATCGTGTGGGTGCACGACTACCAGCTGCAGCTGGTGCCCGCCCTGCTGCGGCAGAGCCGACCCGACCTCACCATCGGGTTCTTCCTGCACATCCCGTTCCCTCCGTACGAGCTGTTCACCCAGCTGCCCTGGCGCTCGGCCATCGTGGAGGGCCTGCTCGGGGCCGATCTCGTGGGCTTCCAGCGGCCGGCCGCGGCGGCGAACTTCGTGCAGCTCGCGCGGCGGCTGCACGACCTGCCGGCGCGCAAGCACGTCATCGAGTACGACGGGCGGAACGTCGCCGCGCGGGCGTTCCCGATCTCCATCGACGTGGCCGCCTTCGATCGGCTGGCCAGCTCCCCCGACGTCCTCGCCCGTGCCGAGGAGATCCGCAAGGAGCTCGGCAACCCGTCGAAGATCATCCTCGGGGTGGACCGGCTCGACTACACGAAGGGCATCGGCGTGCGGCTGGCCGCCTTCCAGGAGCTCCTGGAGGACGGCGCGGTCGAGGCTCCCGACACCGTCCTCGTGCAGGTCGCCACGCCCAGCCGCGAACGCGTGGAGCACTACGTGCACATGCGGGAGACCATCGAGCAGCAGGTGGGCCACATCAACGGCGTCTACGGCTCGATCGCCGGTCCGGCCGTGCACTACTTCAACCAATCGATGCCGCGCGACGAGCTCGCCGCGCTCTATCGGGCCGCCGACGTGATGCTCGTGACGCCCTACCGCGACGGGATGAACCTCGTCGCCAAGGAGTACGTGGCCGCGCGCGGGGACCTGCGGGGCACGCTCGTGCTCTCGGAGTTCGCGGGCGCCGCGGCCGAGCTGAAGCAGGCCTTCCTGGTCAATCCGCACGACATCGCCGGTGTGAAGAACCAGCTGGTGCGGGCGCTGCGCACGGAGCCCGCCGAGGCGGCCCGCCGGATGCGCGCCATGCGCCGCCACCTCGCGAAGAACGACCTGGAGCACTGGGCGTCGTCCTTCTTCGACGCGCTGTCGCGCAACAGCGGCGGGGCGCAGGGGTGAGCGCTCTCCCGGCCGATCTCGACGCCGCGCTGACGGGCTTCGCCAGTGCCCGGCCGCTGCTCGTGGCGAGTGACTACGACGGGGTCCTCTCGCCCCTCGTCGGTGATCCCTCGGCCGCCGTCCTCCTGCCCGGGATGGCCGACGTGCTGACCCGGCTCGTGAGGTGCGACGGCGTGACGGTGGCGCTGGTGAGCGGCAGGGGCGTCGCCGACCTCCAGCGGACGAGCGGCCTCATCGGGCCCTACCGCTGGGTGGGCAGCCATGGGGCGGAGTTCGACGGCCCGCTGACCGACGACCTCGCCGTCCGGCGCGACTCCCTCGCCGACCTGCTCCACCCGCTCGTCGCCGGTACGCCCGGGGCGCTGCTCGAGGTCAAGCCGGCGAGCGTGGCCGTGCACGTACGACAGGTCGCCGATCGCGCCGCGGCCGCCGCGATCCTGGAGCGGGCACGGATGTTGGTGGATTCGTCACTGACGTTGAAGCCGGGCAAGGAAGTGCTCGAGATCGCGGTCACCGACGCCGACAAGGGCACCGCCCTGCAGCGGCTGATCGCGGAACTGCGGCCCGCGCGGACCATGTACCTCGGGGACGACGTCACCGACGAGGACGGCTTCCGGGTCCTCGGCCGCGACGACGTGCCGGTCAAGATCGGGGAAGGAACGACCTCGGCCCGATACCGTGTCCCCGATCCGCCCGCCGTCCTGACCCTCCTCGAGCGGCTCGCCGAACTCCTCACCTGATCCGACGCGGCCCCGCGTGTCCTGATCATGGGCAGGGCGACCTCAGGCCCACAGCGGGACGGCGACTCGTCACGCGTCGACAATTCGCACGCCGAATGGTCGCGACCAGCACATTCTCCTCCCGAGGGGCGCCATTCATCGGCGTCCCAGGAATGTCGGCTGTCGACAAATCGCTCGGGAAGGTCGGCTCACCCGACGCAAACATCACGATTGGGCTGACCTCGGGGTCTCAACTGACGGCGGCATGGCGTGGCTCACGACAATTCCGGTGTCGCCGAAGCCCCCGGTGACTTGTCTTCTCCTTACCAGGACGGTTCCCGTGAGCACCACAACCCTCTCCTCCTCCCGACGGCGCGCGGGTTGGTTCGCCGATCGATCCCTGGTGGTGAAGTTCTGTGCGCTTGTCGGCGTCGTCCTCATCGCCTTCGCCGGCATCGTGGTCTCGCTGCTGATCGGCAACTCCTACGTGCGCGCGGCCAATGCACAGCTCGACCACGTCAGCCGGGCCGAGCAGCTGGTACTCCAGTTGGACACGCGCGCCAGCGAGCTCAAGGTCGACGGCTTCAAGGCGATCTCGCGGGAGAACCCGGCCGAGCAGCTGCCCGAGCTCGCCGATGACATCGCCACGCCGGAGGCGCTCCTCGCGGAGCTCGGCGAGATCCACCTGGCCGATGTGCCGGCCGCCGCGAATGCGGTGGCCGAGCTCACCGAGTCCTACTCCGCGTACACCGCCGCGATCACCGCGTTCGTGGAGTCCGCCGTGGCCGATCAGGCCGGCACCCGCCTCCGGTGGGAGGAGATCCAGGCGGCCAACGACCTCACCGACGGTGCGGTGGGTGCTGCCAAGGACGAGCTCGCCGTCGCCTACAAGGCCGCTGAGGCCGATCTCCATACGAGGATCGACACCGCCGAGTACGTCAGCCTGGCGACCGGCATCGCCGGCTTGGTCCTGGTCGCCG from Blastococcus sp. PRF04-17 encodes the following:
- a CDS encoding alpha,alpha-trehalose-phosphate synthase (UDP-forming); the encoded protein is MADNSGNGTVDGVRADSPVVVVANRLPVDQVTGPDGETRWQRSPGGLVTALEPFVAGRGGAWVGWSGSAGDAPEPFESGGMSLIPVPLTEEEVDRYYEGMSNASLWPLYHDVVEKPEYHRTWWDTYVAVNRRFAERAAAVAAEGAIVWVHDYQLQLVPALLRQSRPDLTIGFFLHIPFPPYELFTQLPWRSAIVEGLLGADLVGFQRPAAAANFVQLARRLHDLPARKHVIEYDGRNVAARAFPISIDVAAFDRLASSPDVLARAEEIRKELGNPSKIILGVDRLDYTKGIGVRLAAFQELLEDGAVEAPDTVLVQVATPSRERVEHYVHMRETIEQQVGHINGVYGSIAGPAVHYFNQSMPRDELAALYRAADVMLVTPYRDGMNLVAKEYVAARGDLRGTLVLSEFAGAAAELKQAFLVNPHDIAGVKNQLVRALRTEPAEAARRMRAMRRHLAKNDLEHWASSFFDALSRNSGGAQG
- the otsB gene encoding trehalose-phosphatase translates to MSALPADLDAALTGFASARPLLVASDYDGVLSPLVGDPSAAVLLPGMADVLTRLVRCDGVTVALVSGRGVADLQRTSGLIGPYRWVGSHGAEFDGPLTDDLAVRRDSLADLLHPLVAGTPGALLEVKPASVAVHVRQVADRAAAAAILERARMLVDSSLTLKPGKEVLEIAVTDADKGTALQRLIAELRPARTMYLGDDVTDEDGFRVLGRDDVPVKIGEGTTSARYRVPDPPAVLTLLERLAELLT